A genomic region of Deltaproteobacteria bacterium contains the following coding sequences:
- a CDS encoding DUF2236 domain-containing protein: MNLPDHAWLEAQRQRGDPLADAVVTELVRNPGPESADLFAAVEARAPEDAACAALLRAVTTVPDWVDFSRMARGTALGVTHSVHSALSLLLGSLVESYASARAAKVLIRSRRLEQDTVRRLRDTATFALCIARSGGAPPGSGAHRHVVKVRLVHAFIRHGMLHRRDWDPSWGLPVNQEDYASTLLMFSHVYLRGLGRLGIRLSATEEDSVHHTYRWVGYLMGVTPELLTATRDEERALYELITRRQFRPDEDSRVLAHALIDTMGGRPPLFLPRRALYALSRHLIGDALADELAFPAPGSWSATPAIVAACGRLQQVVLEAPAGAPIGHWVGERVASAMLEYGLR; the protein is encoded by the coding sequence ATGAACCTCCCCGACCACGCGTGGCTCGAAGCCCAACGCCAGCGAGGAGATCCGCTGGCCGACGCGGTAGTGACCGAGCTCGTCCGGAACCCCGGCCCCGAGAGCGCCGACCTCTTCGCGGCAGTAGAGGCGCGCGCGCCCGAGGACGCCGCCTGCGCCGCGCTGCTACGCGCCGTGACGACCGTTCCCGACTGGGTGGACTTCTCACGCATGGCACGCGGCACCGCGCTCGGCGTGACGCACAGTGTCCACTCCGCGCTCTCCCTGCTCCTCGGCAGTCTGGTGGAGAGCTACGCCTCTGCCCGCGCGGCGAAGGTGCTCATTCGGTCGCGACGGCTCGAGCAGGACACCGTCCGGCGGCTGCGGGACACGGCGACCTTCGCGCTGTGCATCGCCCGCTCCGGCGGGGCGCCCCCGGGCTCGGGAGCGCATCGTCACGTGGTGAAGGTCCGGCTGGTGCACGCCTTCATCCGGCACGGCATGCTTCACCGGCGCGACTGGGACCCGAGCTGGGGGCTGCCGGTCAATCAGGAGGACTACGCGAGCACGCTGCTGATGTTCTCTCACGTCTACCTGCGAGGCCTCGGTCGCCTGGGGATTCGCCTCAGCGCGACCGAGGAGGACTCGGTGCATCACACCTACCGCTGGGTCGGCTACCTGATGGGCGTGACGCCGGAGCTTTTGACCGCGACCCGAGACGAGGAACGTGCGCTCTACGAGCTCATCACGCGGCGTCAGTTCAGGCCCGACGAGGATAGCCGCGTCCTGGCCCACGCGCTGATCGACACGATGGGTGGCCGGCCGCCCCTCTTTCTGCCTCGGCGCGCGCTCTACGCGCTCAGCCGCCACCTGATCGGCGACGCGCTGGCGGACGAGCTCGCCTTTCCTGCGCCCGGGTCCTGGAGCGCGACGCCGGCGATCGTGGCCGCCTGTGGTCGCCTGCAGCAGGTCGTGCTCGAGGCCCCTGCGGGCGCCCCGATCGGCCACTGGGTGGGCGAGCGCGTGGCCAGCGCCATGCTCGAGTACGGGCTGCGGTAG
- a CDS encoding DUF2781 domain-containing protein — protein MTPSIPLLRRKGDLVFLGFFLVNLFFITYIVDLEQLVIDDPARFAYPAWPPPVLVDLVHWWGRRFDPVLLARPVWWKMTIWIDVLFFGPYYVAAIYAFFKGRDWIRVPSFVYAGLMMANVTIIMGEELFGAHATPAPLVVGLANAPWFLFPVALIARLGRSPKPFAEPAHRGSP, from the coding sequence ATGACGCCCTCGATTCCACTTCTCCGACGGAAAGGCGACCTCGTCTTCCTCGGGTTCTTCCTGGTGAACCTGTTCTTCATCACCTACATCGTCGACCTGGAGCAGCTGGTCATCGACGATCCCGCTCGCTTCGCCTACCCCGCCTGGCCGCCCCCCGTCCTCGTGGACCTGGTGCACTGGTGGGGCAGACGCTTCGACCCAGTGCTCCTCGCGCGCCCGGTCTGGTGGAAGATGACGATCTGGATCGACGTGCTCTTCTTCGGCCCCTACTACGTCGCGGCGATCTACGCCTTCTTCAAGGGGCGGGACTGGATCCGGGTCCCGAGCTTCGTCTACGCCGGGCTCATGATGGCCAACGTCACCATCATCATGGGTGAAGAGCTCTTCGGCGCGCACGCCACGCCCGCGCCCCTCGTCGTCGGTCTGGCCAACGCGCCCTGGTTCCTCTTTCCGGTGGCGCTCATCGCTCGTCTCGGCCGCTCCCCGAAGCCCTTCGCCGAGCCCGCCCACCGCGGCTCCCCGTGA